One genomic region from Geotoga petraea encodes:
- a CDS encoding DUF4160 domain-containing protein, whose protein sequence is MPTICMFRGIKIYINYRDHLPPHFHCEYGEFNCIISIEDIEIINGDMPNKQLKMIYGWAALHQEELNEEWYLAQQQKELFPIDPLK, encoded by the coding sequence ATGCCAACTATATGTATGTTTAGAGGAATTAAAATATATATTAACTATAGAGATCATTTACCTCCACATTTTCATTGTGAATATGGTGAATTTAACTGTATTATTTCTATTGAAGATATAGAAATTATTAATGGTGATATGCCTAACAAACAATTAAAAATGATTTATGGATGGGCTGCGTTACATCAAGAAGAATTAAATGAAGAGTGGTATCTTGCTCAACAACAAAAAGAACTATTTCCTATTGATCCTTTAAAATAA
- a CDS encoding tyrosine-protein phosphatase, giving the protein MKINDDFIDSVKNNFKKYDDLAILLAYGDFNYNPDIFSNLFVIFYSEKDDHIEKIELFKNLVHNYFDVKYEILEEKQSSFYTKNSLKIDFKIKKPFTIEKDKEILEKRGINWDKSVLVRKNYETQNIKSNFINNFIKNYDDFYTHFYLGDFIKAYKNFNELLYTLFDMKGIYDSTEQSKIWYSSNHPARKDLEILVNLSSNLNPNKMMKKIKKLSEIFIKFLNEKDQDYKKVKSVLLSINKKYPYFFNLRDISKIANNDSEKVILNEGLVYRSASLERYKEEDIEEFMKNNDITKIVDLRDEEELALYKEKRNTFYSDDFKKKYVINIPISNFSVNKIFRNNIIKNGFDEFLNTQKKSIKVLFENHFNNADKDRMIIHCESGKDRTGLIIAILLDFLGVEKRVIKKDFMSSYQDSSEILIDMLIDTINQKYGGSENYLRDYCSVSQDILNSIRKKFVLVQKAY; this is encoded by the coding sequence ATGAAAATTAATGACGATTTTATAGATAGCGTTAAAAACAACTTTAAAAAATACGATGATTTAGCTATATTACTTGCATATGGTGATTTTAACTATAACCCAGATATTTTTTCTAATTTATTTGTAATATTTTATTCTGAAAAAGACGACCATATCGAAAAAATAGAACTTTTTAAAAATTTGGTTCATAACTATTTCGATGTAAAATACGAAATCTTGGAAGAAAAACAGTCATCTTTCTATACAAAAAATAGTTTAAAAATTGATTTTAAAATCAAAAAACCTTTTACCATAGAAAAAGACAAAGAAATATTAGAAAAAAGAGGTATTAATTGGGATAAATCTGTTTTGGTTCGAAAAAATTATGAAACGCAAAACATAAAAAGCAACTTTATAAACAACTTTATAAAAAATTATGATGATTTTTACACCCACTTTTATCTCGGTGATTTTATAAAAGCCTATAAAAATTTTAATGAATTGTTATACACTTTATTTGATATGAAAGGAATATATGACTCAACAGAACAAAGCAAAATTTGGTATTCTTCAAATCATCCAGCACGAAAAGATTTAGAAATATTGGTTAACTTATCTTCAAATTTAAACCCAAATAAAATGATGAAAAAGATAAAAAAATTGTCTGAAATATTTATCAAATTTTTAAACGAAAAAGATCAAGATTATAAAAAAGTAAAATCGGTATTATTATCTATAAACAAAAAATATCCTTATTTTTTTAATTTAAGAGACATTTCAAAAATAGCGAACAATGATTCTGAAAAAGTTATATTGAACGAAGGCCTTGTTTATAGATCGGCTTCTCTTGAAAGATACAAAGAAGAAGATATAGAAGAATTTATGAAAAATAATGATATTACTAAAATAGTTGATCTTAGAGATGAAGAAGAATTAGCTTTGTACAAAGAAAAAAGAAACACTTTTTATTCGGATGATTTTAAAAAAAAGTACGTCATTAACATCCCAATTAGTAATTTTTCTGTAAATAAAATTTTTAGAAATAATATTATAAAAAATGGTTTTGACGAATTTCTCAATACTCAAAAAAAATCTATAAAAGTTCTCTTTGAAAATCATTTCAACAACGCTGATAAAGATAGAATGATTATTCACTGTGAAAGTGGAAAAGATAGAACAGGTTTAATAATAGCTATTTTACTGGATTTTTTAGGAGTTGAAAAAAGAGTTATAAAAAAAGATTTTATGTCTTCTTATCAAGACAGTTCTGAAATACTGATAGATATGTTAATAGATACCATCAATCAAAAATACGGTGGAAGCGAAAATTATTTAAGAGACTACTGTAGTGTTTCACAAGATATTTTGAACTCAATTAGAAAAAAATTTGTTTTAGTTCAAAAGGCGTATTAG
- a CDS encoding aldehyde dehydrogenase produces the protein MISEKINSMKRFFNDNNTKDVDFRIEQLKKLKKIILENEEYLMTALKRDLNKSFFESFETEIGFVIKELSYIIKKLKKWSKPKKVRTSVINFYGKSYVNYEPYGVSLVISPWNYPFQLTVSPIIGSIAAGNCTAVKVSEHSPNMSEALAKIINENFDENYLHVFQGEAGVAKELLEKKFDYIFFTGSTVVGQKVMEAASKNLTPVTLELGGKSPCIVDDTVNLSTTAKRIVWGKFINAGQTCIAPDYLFIHNNIKNQLIEEIIKTINDFYKEDPKKSQYYPSIITEKHFDRLVSLIENQEILYGGEHLRKDKYIQPTLLDSPDKNSKVMQEEIFGPILPIYGYEDIDEVIDFVKSRPKPLALYLFSKDRKLQDKVNKEISFGGGTFNDTLMHIGNIELPFGGVGDSGIGQYHGKYSFETFSHKKSVLKKSFWPDLKFRYPPYKSLWLLKKIFK, from the coding sequence ATGATTTCTGAAAAAATAAATTCAATGAAACGATTTTTTAATGATAACAACACAAAAGATGTAGATTTTAGAATTGAGCAATTAAAAAAATTGAAAAAAATCATATTAGAAAATGAAGAATATCTTATGACAGCTTTAAAAAGAGATCTAAACAAGTCTTTTTTTGAATCATTTGAAACTGAAATAGGTTTTGTAATAAAAGAGTTGTCTTATATTATAAAAAAGCTAAAAAAATGGTCTAAACCAAAAAAAGTTAGAACGTCTGTTATAAACTTTTATGGTAAAAGCTATGTAAATTACGAACCATATGGGGTTTCTTTGGTAATTTCACCATGGAATTATCCTTTTCAACTTACCGTTTCTCCCATAATCGGTTCCATAGCAGCTGGAAATTGTACAGCTGTAAAAGTCTCCGAACATTCTCCAAATATGTCAGAAGCTCTCGCAAAAATAATAAATGAAAATTTTGATGAAAATTATTTGCATGTTTTTCAAGGCGAAGCAGGTGTTGCAAAAGAACTTTTAGAAAAAAAATTTGATTATATATTTTTTACTGGTAGTACGGTTGTAGGCCAAAAAGTTATGGAAGCAGCATCAAAAAACTTAACTCCTGTCACCCTTGAACTTGGAGGTAAGAGTCCTTGTATAGTAGATGATACTGTAAACTTATCAACTACTGCAAAAAGAATTGTTTGGGGTAAGTTTATTAACGCTGGGCAGACTTGCATAGCTCCTGATTATCTGTTTATACATAATAATATTAAAAATCAATTAATAGAAGAAATTATTAAAACTATAAACGATTTCTACAAAGAAGACCCAAAAAAATCTCAATACTATCCATCGATAATCACTGAAAAACATTTCGATAGATTAGTAAGTTTAATAGAGAATCAGGAAATCTTGTATGGTGGAGAACATCTAAGAAAAGATAAATACATACAGCCCACTTTGTTAGATTCACCAGATAAAAATTCTAAAGTAATGCAGGAAGAGATTTTTGGCCCTATTTTACCAATTTACGGGTATGAGGACATAGACGAAGTTATCGATTTTGTAAAAAGTAGACCAAAACCCCTTGCACTTTATTTATTTTCTAAGGATAGAAAATTACAAGATAAGGTAAATAAAGAGATAAGTTTTGGTGGCGGAACTTTTAACGACACCTTAATGCACATAGGAAATATTGAGCTTCCTTTTGGCGGCGTTGGTGATTCTGGAATAGGTCAATATCACGGAAAATACTCTTTTGAAACATTTTCTCATAAAAAAAGTGTTTTGAAAAAATCATTTTGGCCTGATTTAAAATTCAGGTATCCCCCTTATAAGAGCTTATGGTTGTTAAAAAAAATATTTAAATAA
- a CDS encoding alpha/beta hydrolase gives MLTAIITIIFIGLMIYILTIFLANKVVKPRTKDYDYTREYIFENDSIDKSWVENVEKEEFYIESWRGNNIHCIFIDQDTDKTVVFGHGITWTLWGDMKYAKQFYDRGYNIMMYDHPYHGKSSGKFVSLGFFESYEMKDVVNWVRNRKGKEHKIGLHGESMGAATVLQYGALDDYLEFIIADCPFSDLKELLEFRLKKDFKLPPFPILNLAELYITTKYGFDFKEASPKNILDKIKAPILFIHGKKDDYIPCKMSEEMHNLKPNSKLFLMPNAPHAGSYNENPEQYRKVVSDFLDEIEK, from the coding sequence ATGTTAACTGCCATAATAACAATTATTTTTATTGGTTTGATGATTTATATTCTTACTATTTTTCTTGCAAATAAAGTTGTGAAACCAAGAACTAAGGATTATGATTATACAAGAGAATATATTTTTGAAAATGACTCTATTGATAAAAGTTGGGTAGAAAATGTTGAAAAAGAAGAGTTTTATATAGAATCTTGGCGTGGAAATAATATACATTGTATTTTTATAGATCAAGACACAGATAAAACTGTCGTTTTTGGGCATGGAATAACTTGGACTTTATGGGGAGATATGAAATATGCAAAACAATTTTATGATAGGGGATATAATATTATGATGTATGATCATCCTTATCATGGAAAAAGTTCGGGTAAATTTGTATCTTTAGGTTTTTTTGAAAGCTATGAGATGAAAGACGTTGTAAATTGGGTTAGAAATAGAAAAGGTAAAGAACACAAAATTGGATTACACGGAGAATCTATGGGTGCTGCTACTGTTTTACAATATGGTGCACTTGACGACTATTTGGAATTCATAATTGCTGATTGCCCTTTTTCTGATTTGAAAGAACTATTAGAATTTAGATTAAAAAAAGATTTTAAGCTACCCCCTTTTCCAATTTTAAATTTGGCAGAATTATATATTACAACCAAATATGGGTTCGATTTTAAAGAAGCATCTCCCAAGAATATTTTGGACAAGATAAAAGCGCCTATTCTTTTTATACACGGAAAGAAAGATGACTATATACCTTGTAAAATGAGTGAAGAAATGCACAATTTAAAACCAAATAGCAAGCTTTTTCTAATGCCAAATGCTCCACATGCAGGTTCTTATAATGAAAATCCAGAACAATATAGAAAAGTGGTGAGTGATTTTTTAGATGAAATCGAAAAATAA
- a CDS encoding TetR/AcrR family transcriptional regulator, whose translation MNNKEDKYKKIIEAAEKLFFENNYEEVSMSKIAKNAGIAKGTLYLYFSSKKDLYFSVVLKALDISVVLKALDIIEDIIKNNVSKAKNGLEKVVSMGKAYIEFSNNYPDYYSLIANYEGQKAKLSTEDPLVKLSYSKSEQLFDHLKKLIQLGIKDKSIREDIDPEKFAMVLWSQTTGLVQQVKLREVLFKNWSGAKPLDILNYYIEITQKTLQKTN comes from the coding sequence ATGAATAATAAAGAGGACAAGTACAAAAAAATAATAGAGGCTGCAGAGAAGCTTTTTTTTGAAAATAATTATGAAGAAGTTTCTATGTCAAAAATTGCAAAAAATGCTGGAATTGCAAAAGGTACTTTATATCTTTATTTTTCGAGTAAAAAAGATTTATATTTTTCAGTAGTTTTAAAAGCGTTGGATATTTCAGTAGTTTTAAAAGCGTTGGATATTATTGAAGATATTATAAAAAATAATGTTTCTAAAGCCAAAAACGGGTTAGAAAAAGTAGTTTCTATGGGGAAAGCTTATATTGAATTTTCTAACAATTACCCTGATTATTATTCTCTTATTGCCAATTACGAAGGGCAAAAAGCAAAGTTAAGTACTGAAGACCCACTGGTTAAACTTTCATACAGTAAAAGCGAACAACTCTTTGATCACCTTAAAAAACTAATTCAATTGGGAATCAAAGATAAAAGCATAAGAGAAGACATTGATCCAGAAAAATTTGCTATGGTTTTGTGGAGTCAAACAACAGGATTGGTTCAACAGGTAAAATTGAGAGAAGTTCTATTTAAAAATTGGAGTGGTGCTAAACCATTAGACATTCTTAATTACTATATAGAAATAACTCAAAAAACTCTACAAAAAACAAATTAA
- a CDS encoding nitronate monooxygenase has protein sequence MNYENNRITKLFGIKYPLIEGGMAWVGTAKLAAAVSNAGGLGTIGSGSMTPEILEKEIKRIKTLTDKPFAVNVIMLNPFVEEIIDLLIKEKVPVAILAAGNPGKYIDKLKKAGIKVAAVVSSENLALRLEKKGIDAIIGEGMECGGHIGDVTTMVLIPKLTEMLSVPVIAAGGIADYRGALASFMLGAEGIQMGTRFIATVESEADENYKNKVVKSGIRDTLIAGAKLGHPARSLKNKFMKNVIKAEVGSAEEAEEMMLGSLKRAFLEGDNDNAAFMAGQSTGLVGDIKTVEEVITDMFTKIDEKLKTFLEVNLQ, from the coding sequence ATGAATTATGAAAATAATAGAATAACAAAATTATTTGGAATTAAATATCCATTAATTGAAGGCGGAATGGCTTGGGTAGGAACTGCAAAATTAGCTGCAGCAGTTTCAAATGCTGGAGGCCTTGGTACAATTGGTTCAGGAAGCATGACTCCTGAAATATTAGAAAAAGAAATCAAAAGAATAAAAACACTTACAGACAAACCATTTGCTGTAAATGTTATAATGCTCAATCCATTTGTTGAAGAAATTATAGATCTTTTAATAAAAGAAAAAGTACCTGTGGCAATTTTAGCAGCTGGAAATCCTGGAAAATACATAGATAAATTAAAAAAAGCGGGGATAAAAGTTGCTGCAGTTGTTTCGTCAGAAAATTTGGCTTTAAGACTTGAAAAAAAAGGTATTGATGCAATAATAGGTGAAGGTATGGAATGTGGTGGACATATTGGAGATGTAACTACAATGGTACTTATACCTAAATTGACTGAAATGTTATCAGTACCCGTCATAGCAGCAGGAGGAATTGCTGATTATAGGGGAGCTTTGGCTTCTTTCATGCTTGGAGCAGAAGGAATTCAAATGGGAACAAGGTTTATTGCAACAGTAGAGAGCGAAGCAGATGAAAATTATAAAAATAAAGTTGTTAAATCAGGAATAAGAGATACTTTAATAGCAGGGGCTAAATTAGGACATCCTGCAAGAAGTCTTAAAAATAAATTTATGAAAAACGTTATAAAAGCAGAAGTTGGATCAGCTGAAGAAGCTGAAGAAATGATGCTTGGTAGTTTAAAAAGAGCTTTCCTTGAGGGCGATAATGATAATGCTGCTTTCATGGCTGGCCAATCAACAGGTCTTGTTGGTGACATAAAAACTGTTGAAGAAGTTATAACTGACATGTTTACAAAAATAGATGAAAAGTTGAAAACATTTTTGGAGGTGAACTTACAATGA
- the fabZ gene encoding 3-hydroxyacyl-ACP dehydratase FabZ: MNIDQIMEILPHRSPFLLVESVSEMGEDYIVAEKNVSINEPYFQGHFPMYPIMPGVLIVEGMAQAAGILLMKDMKDQNVLPIFMGIDHARFKREIRPGDRIIYKVKLLQSKKEVYKLEAKVYVREKLAAKAEIMAGIKR; the protein is encoded by the coding sequence ATGAATATAGATCAAATAATGGAAATACTTCCCCATAGATCTCCTTTTTTATTAGTTGAAAGTGTGTCTGAAATGGGAGAAGATTACATAGTAGCAGAGAAAAACGTTAGCATTAACGAACCTTATTTTCAAGGACATTTTCCGATGTACCCTATCATGCCTGGAGTACTTATAGTAGAGGGTATGGCGCAAGCAGCTGGAATATTACTTATGAAAGATATGAAGGACCAAAATGTATTACCAATTTTCATGGGAATAGACCATGCGAGATTTAAAAGAGAAATTAGACCGGGAGATAGAATTATATATAAAGTTAAATTATTACAATCAAAAAAGGAAGTATATAAACTCGAAGCAAAAGTTTATGTTAGAGAAAAATTAGCTGCTAAGGCAGAAATAATGGCAGGAATTAAAAGGTAG
- a CDS encoding sugar O-acetyltransferase gives MDMTEYENMINNRMYDPLDDFLVKSRQNARKLTRLFNQTTEEDGKYRKQLLKELFGKTGKSIYIEPSLKVDYGFNIEVGENFYMNYDCVILDCAKVKIGDNCMIAPKVQIYTAYHPLNAKERNSGRELAAPITIGDNVWIGGGAIINPGITIGNNVVIASGAVVTKDFPDDVVIGGNPAKIIKKI, from the coding sequence ATGGATATGACTGAATACGAAAATATGATTAATAACAGAATGTATGACCCATTAGATGATTTTTTAGTGAAATCCAGACAAAATGCGAGGAAACTAACTCGTCTTTTTAACCAAACTACAGAAGAAGACGGAAAATACCGAAAACAATTGTTGAAAGAACTTTTTGGAAAAACTGGAAAGAGTATTTATATCGAACCTTCTTTAAAAGTTGATTATGGATTTAATATAGAAGTAGGAGAAAATTTTTATATGAATTACGACTGTGTAATTTTAGACTGTGCTAAGGTAAAAATTGGAGACAATTGTATGATAGCTCCAAAAGTTCAAATATATACTGCTTATCATCCTTTAAATGCAAAAGAAAGAAATTCTGGAAGAGAGCTTGCAGCACCAATAACCATTGGCGATAACGTCTGGATTGGCGGGGGAGCTATTATAAATCCTGGAATTACAATAGGTAACAATGTTGTAATAGCCTCTGGAGCTGTAGTTACAAAAGACTTCCCAGATGATGTTGTAATTGGTGGTAACCCAGCAAAAATAATTAAAAAAATATAA
- the fabF gene encoding beta-ketoacyl-ACP synthase II — translation MKKVVVTGIGTINAIAKNKDEMVNSLKEMKIGIDKITQFDTSEHKVSIAAEVKDFDPKQYMDKKKARRYDRVLQFAMVSSQQALEDSKLPEEGDWKENAAVLIASGIGGFKTLNVEFEKLHSRGPKSVSPFLIPMMIADMASGVVSIENGIKGPNYSTMSACASAVHAIINATMMIKHGYIDVALAGGTEACIDPMPIAAFANMTALSQRNDDPKTASRPFDKNRDGFVMGEGSSTLILESEEHALARGAKIYGYIEGFGMSGDAYHISKSDPEGKGAAKAMKQAIEMAGITPEQIDLINAHATSTPVGDQSEIKALRDVMGDSINNSIIQSNKTLFGHSLGAAGANELVASIIESENGFAHGMPNLFERDDEFIGLNIPNKTINADIKYILKNSFGFGGHNACLVYRKK, via the coding sequence ATGAAAAAAGTAGTAGTGACAGGTATTGGTACTATCAATGCGATAGCTAAAAATAAAGATGAAATGGTAAATTCTTTAAAAGAAATGAAAATTGGCATAGACAAAATAACACAGTTTGATACTTCTGAACATAAAGTATCCATAGCTGCAGAAGTAAAAGATTTTGACCCTAAACAGTATATGGATAAAAAGAAAGCAAGAAGATATGATAGAGTTTTACAATTTGCAATGGTTTCTTCCCAACAGGCTTTAGAAGATTCAAAATTACCAGAAGAAGGAGACTGGAAAGAGAACGCTGCAGTTTTAATCGCTTCTGGAATTGGTGGTTTTAAAACGCTAAATGTTGAATTTGAAAAATTACATAGTAGAGGACCAAAATCAGTTTCTCCTTTTTTAATACCTATGATGATTGCAGATATGGCAAGTGGTGTTGTTTCAATTGAAAATGGTATTAAAGGTCCAAATTACTCTACGATGAGTGCTTGCGCTTCAGCAGTACACGCAATAATAAACGCAACTATGATGATTAAACATGGTTATATCGATGTTGCTTTAGCTGGAGGGACAGAAGCTTGTATAGATCCTATGCCAATTGCGGCATTTGCAAACATGACCGCATTATCTCAAAGGAATGACGACCCAAAAACAGCCTCACGCCCATTTGATAAAAATAGAGATGGATTTGTAATGGGAGAGGGTTCTTCAACACTGATATTAGAATCAGAAGAACATGCTTTAGCAAGAGGCGCAAAAATCTACGGTTACATTGAAGGATTTGGTATGTCAGGAGACGCTTATCATATAAGCAAATCTGATCCAGAAGGAAAAGGCGCAGCAAAAGCTATGAAGCAAGCAATAGAAATGGCAGGAATTACCCCAGAACAAATTGATTTGATAAACGCACATGCAACAAGCACTCCTGTGGGAGACCAGTCAGAAATAAAAGCATTAAGGGACGTTATGGGAGATTCTATAAACAACTCAATTATTCAATCTAACAAAACACTTTTTGGACATTCTTTGGGAGCTGCAGGAGCGAACGAATTAGTGGCTTCAATAATAGAATCAGAAAATGGGTTTGCTCATGGAATGCCTAATTTATTTGAAAGAGATGATGAGTTTATTGGGCTAAATATTCCAAATAAAACAATTAATGCAGATATAAAATATATTCTTAAAAACTCTTTTGGTTTTGGCGGTCATAATGCATGTTTAGTATATAGGAAAAAATAA
- a CDS encoding type III PLP-dependent enzyme, whose product MKITPLVRQAAEILDTPFLALDLNYVENNYKSLKNSINNVDVYYAVKANSHTKILSLLKDLGSSFDAASKGEIDKLLSLGVDPNNISFGNTIKKESDIKYAWENGITMFAVDSEMEVEKIARNAPGAKVYGRISTSSNDADWPLSDKFGTDVDHVISILEYAHRKGLSAYGVSFHVGSQSYNKYKWKEAILNASEVFEKLALKGIHLKLLNLGGGMPVQHVKPIPEVKEIGEVINESIKEYLYWVDGLKVITEPGRSMVGNAGIMASRVLLRSRKGTKTWVYLDVGVFHGLMETIENFRYEVVVDRKENHETMEMTLAGPSCDSVDTIYDEVELPVDVGYNDVVYFMNTGAYTIEYASPHFNGITPPEVFTIEELQEAVDKKLAIMAQQ is encoded by the coding sequence ATGAAAATTACGCCATTAGTAAGACAAGCAGCCGAAATTTTAGATACTCCATTTTTAGCCTTGGACCTAAATTATGTAGAAAATAATTACAAAAGTTTAAAAAATTCCATTAATAATGTAGATGTTTATTATGCAGTTAAAGCAAATTCCCATACAAAGATATTGTCGTTGTTAAAAGATTTAGGAAGTTCTTTTGATGCTGCATCAAAAGGAGAAATAGATAAATTATTATCTTTAGGGGTTGATCCTAATAATATTAGTTTTGGTAATACAATCAAAAAAGAATCAGATATAAAATATGCTTGGGAAAATGGTATAACAATGTTTGCTGTAGATTCTGAAATGGAAGTAGAAAAAATTGCAAGAAATGCTCCTGGAGCCAAAGTGTATGGAAGAATTTCAACAAGTTCAAATGATGCGGACTGGCCTTTGTCTGATAAATTTGGTACTGATGTGGATCATGTAATTTCTATATTAGAATATGCTCATAGAAAAGGTTTATCAGCATATGGGGTTTCATTTCATGTAGGTTCTCAATCTTACAACAAATATAAATGGAAAGAAGCAATTCTTAATGCAAGCGAAGTATTTGAAAAATTAGCTTTAAAAGGAATTCATCTTAAATTATTAAATTTGGGTGGAGGTATGCCCGTTCAACACGTTAAACCCATTCCAGAGGTAAAAGAAATTGGAGAAGTTATTAACGAATCTATCAAAGAATATTTATATTGGGTAGATGGTTTAAAAGTAATAACAGAACCAGGTAGATCAATGGTAGGAAATGCGGGTATTATGGCTTCAAGAGTCCTTTTAAGAAGCAGAAAAGGAACAAAAACCTGGGTTTACCTCGACGTTGGAGTATTCCACGGATTGATGGAAACAATTGAAAACTTTAGATATGAAGTTGTTGTAGATAGAAAAGAAAATCATGAAACAATGGAGATGACTTTAGCTGGCCCTTCTTGCGATAGTGTTGATACTATATACGATGAAGTAGAATTACCAGTTGATGTGGGATACAACGATGTTGTATACTTTATGAATACAGGTGCTTACACCATAGAATATGCATCCCCACATTTTAACGGGATTACACCACCTGAAGTTTTCACAATAGAAGAATTACAAGAAGCAGTAGATAAAAAATTAGCTATAATGGCTCAACAATAA
- a CDS encoding DegV family protein yields MKIGIVTDNTANLDKKYIEENDIGLVSLYVNNGDNFYKASEKDVEEFYEEIKNIEYIPKTSQPSVKDFEKIYTEMLDNYDKIISLHISSELSGTYNSAKIASNMVDDGEVIVVESKLTTFGLRFLVMDVKKMIDEGKDINEIVKFAENYHKKVDTYFSVGDLNYLYKGGRIGKAKTMMGNILNMSPLLRLYEGKLEPVKSIRGQKKLYKEMVKMAMRDSLNKLEHLMVAHTDSLKIADKIKEELINYGVDEKLIESSYIDIIIGNHLGPNSGGIIAVWRN; encoded by the coding sequence ATGAAAATAGGAATCGTTACTGATAATACAGCAAATTTAGATAAAAAATATATTGAAGAAAATGATATAGGGTTGGTTTCACTATATGTAAATAATGGAGATAATTTTTATAAGGCTTCTGAAAAAGACGTTGAAGAATTTTATGAAGAAATAAAGAATATAGAATATATCCCAAAAACTTCTCAGCCATCTGTTAAAGATTTTGAAAAAATTTATACAGAAATGCTTGATAATTATGACAAAATAATATCTCTTCATATTTCATCCGAGTTATCTGGGACTTATAACTCGGCTAAAATAGCTTCAAACATGGTTGATGATGGTGAAGTAATAGTTGTTGAATCAAAACTAACTACCTTTGGCCTTAGATTTTTAGTTATGGATGTTAAAAAAATGATCGATGAAGGCAAGGATATCAATGAAATAGTTAAGTTTGCAGAAAATTATCATAAAAAAGTTGATACCTATTTTAGTGTTGGAGATTTAAATTATCTATATAAAGGTGGAAGAATAGGTAAAGCCAAAACTATGATGGGTAATATTTTAAATATGAGCCCACTCTTGAGATTATACGAAGGGAAATTAGAACCAGTTAAAAGTATTAGAGGGCAAAAAAAACTTTATAAAGAAATGGTTAAAATGGCTATGAGAGATAGTTTAAATAAGCTAGAACATTTAATGGTAGCTCATACAGACAGTTTAAAAATAGCAGATAAAATAAAAGAAGAATTGATTAATTATGGAGTTGATGAAAAATTAATTGAATCATCATATATTGATATTATCATTGGAAATCATTTAGGACCGAATTCTGGTGGAATAATAGCAGTTTGGAGGAATTAA
- a CDS encoding DUF2442 domain-containing protein encodes MKTQNIPEDVEKYFKNGPRKIKKVLPKENYTLEIIFDNNERRIYDMSNNLFGVFGFLKNIDNFKKVFIDEHGNIAWLNEESQRELNKKVDICKDSIYLESKKIDN; translated from the coding sequence ATGAAAACACAAAATATTCCAGAAGATGTAGAAAAATATTTTAAAAATGGCCCAAGAAAAATAAAGAAAGTTCTTCCAAAAGAAAATTATACTCTTGAAATTATTTTTGATAACAATGAAAGAAGAATTTATGATATGTCTAACAATTTATTCGGGGTTTTCGGATTTTTAAAAAATATTGATAATTTTAAAAAAGTATTCATTGATGAACATGGTAATATAGCATGGTTAAACGAAGAATCACAAAGAGAACTAAATAAAAAAGTTGACATTTGTAAAGACTCCATTTATTTGGAATCAAAAAAAATCGACAATTAA